Proteins encoded by one window of Luteimonas yindakuii:
- a CDS encoding DEAD/DEAH box helicase, with protein MSANETETNTPTFADLGLPDTLLQALTAVGYETPSPIQAATIPPLLEGRDVLGQAQTGTGKTAAFALPMLARLDPVAGKPQVLVLAPTRELAIQVAEAFQKYANHIPGFQVLPIYGGQGYGTQLGSLKRGVHVVVGTPGRIIDHLERGSLDLSQLRALVLDEADEMLRMGFIDDVEAVLKKTPESRQVALFSATMPPQIARIAQTYLRDPVQIAIKASTTTTKNTRQRYWMVSGVHKLDAMTRILEAEPFDAMIVFARTKIATEELAEKLAARGLAAAALNGDVEQKQRERIIQQLKDGRIDVLVATDVAARGLDVERISHVLNYDIPYDTESYVHRIGRTGRAGRAGEAILFVSPRERGMLRSIERATRQPIEQMDLPSVEIVNARRVAKFLDRIGEGLQHPQHGMFRELVENYEREQNVPAVEIAAALAALLQGDTPLLLDPPRERPKFEPRANDGERHFERPERADRGPRRNADDAAPREPRPQRVQAPETGMETFRIEVGHVHGVQPGNIVGAIANEADLESRYIGRIDIRDDYTLVDLPDGMPREVMEHLKRVRVAGQQLRMRRAEAADTEAPARRGGGFKRAPGQAPGGFRKGPPGGFKGGPRKPPRREG; from the coding sequence ATGAGCGCAAACGAAACAGAGACCAACACCCCCACTTTCGCCGACCTCGGCCTGCCTGACACCCTGCTGCAGGCGCTGACCGCGGTCGGCTACGAGACACCCTCGCCGATCCAGGCCGCCACGATCCCGCCGCTGCTGGAAGGCCGCGACGTGCTCGGCCAGGCGCAGACCGGCACCGGCAAGACCGCCGCGTTCGCGCTGCCGATGCTGGCGCGCCTGGACCCGGTCGCCGGCAAGCCGCAGGTGCTGGTGCTCGCACCGACGCGCGAACTGGCCATCCAGGTTGCCGAGGCGTTCCAGAAGTACGCCAACCACATCCCCGGCTTCCAGGTGCTGCCGATCTACGGCGGCCAGGGCTACGGCACCCAGCTGGGCTCGCTCAAGCGCGGCGTGCACGTGGTCGTCGGCACTCCCGGCCGCATCATCGACCACCTGGAGCGCGGCTCGCTCGACCTCTCGCAGCTGCGCGCGCTGGTGCTCGACGAAGCCGACGAGATGCTGCGCATGGGCTTCATCGACGACGTCGAGGCGGTGCTGAAGAAGACCCCGGAGTCGCGCCAGGTCGCGCTGTTCTCCGCCACGATGCCGCCGCAGATCGCCCGCATCGCGCAGACCTACCTGCGTGATCCGGTGCAGATCGCGATCAAGGCCAGCACCACCACCACCAAGAACACCCGCCAGCGTTACTGGATGGTCAGCGGCGTGCACAAGCTCGACGCGATGACCCGCATCCTCGAGGCCGAACCCTTCGACGCGATGATCGTGTTCGCGCGCACCAAGATCGCGACCGAGGAGCTGGCGGAGAAGCTGGCGGCACGCGGGCTGGCTGCCGCTGCCCTCAACGGCGACGTCGAGCAGAAGCAGCGCGAGCGCATCATCCAGCAGCTCAAGGACGGTCGCATCGACGTGCTCGTCGCCACCGACGTCGCTGCGCGCGGGCTCGACGTGGAGCGCATCAGCCACGTGCTGAACTACGACATCCCCTACGACACCGAAAGCTACGTGCACCGCATCGGCCGCACCGGCCGCGCCGGGCGCGCGGGCGAGGCGATCCTGTTCGTCAGCCCGCGCGAGCGCGGCATGCTGCGCTCGATCGAACGCGCCACGCGGCAGCCGATCGAGCAGATGGACCTGCCCAGCGTCGAGATCGTGAACGCACGGCGCGTGGCGAAGTTCCTCGACCGCATCGGCGAGGGCCTGCAGCACCCGCAGCACGGCATGTTCCGCGAGCTGGTGGAGAACTACGAGCGCGAGCAGAACGTGCCGGCGGTGGAGATCGCGGCAGCGCTTGCCGCCCTGCTGCAGGGCGATACCCCGTTGCTGCTGGATCCGCCGCGCGAGCGGCCGAAGTTCGAGCCACGCGCCAACGATGGCGAACGCCACTTTGAGCGCCCGGAGCGCGCCGACCGCGGACCGCGCCGCAACGCCGACGATGCCGCACCGCGCGAGCCGCGCCCGCAGCGCGTCCAGGCCCCGGAGACCGGCATGGAGACCTTCCGTATCGAGGTGGGCCATGTGCACGGCGTGCAGCCGGGCAACATCGTCGGCGCCATCGCCAACGAGGCCGACCTCGAAAGCCGCTACATCGGCCGCATCGACATCCGCGACGACTACACCCTGGTCGACCTGCCCGACGGCATGCCGCGCGAGGTGATGGAGCATCTCAAGCGTGTGCGCGTGGCTGGCCAGCAGTTGCGCATGCGGCGTGCCGAGGCAGCCGACACCGAGGCACCCGCGCGTCGCGGCGGTGGCTTCAAGCGTGCACCCGGCCAGGCGCCGGGCGGCTTCCGGAAGGGTCCGCCGGGCGGCTTCAAGGGCGGCCCGCGCAAGCCGCCGCGTCGCGAAGGCTGA
- a CDS encoding leucyl aminopeptidase has translation MFRSPPLQRLLLALFLSCLALPAAAQREIRFDAYAVPSGGTIALAMRGEGAQGGAFAEVDAATGGALARAVAAAGYKGRAETQLDLPGLAPFDRVLVVGMGSDAATARTLEDVGGRVGRFAAGSTANSVELLWQGDEPAAAQQLAFGAALGGYRFDRYRSQREDDNGPRAGAGTLVVRSRDGAAAAQAFQRDWAPVANGVKFARDLVTEPASAVYPEEFVRRTRQAFSGMRGVTIEVLDVPAMQRLGMGGILAVGQGSARPPRLLVVRYDGAGRGEAPVAFVGKGITFDSGGLSIKGSDGMWRMKYDMAGAASSVGAVLGLAGRGAAVNAVAVAALAENMPSGTATRPGDVIRTASGKTFEVMSTDAEGRMVLVDAIWYVQDRHQPRAIIDIATLTGSIVTALGGDYAGLFSRDDSLAGQLLAAGEASGDALWRMPMHPGYGKMLESPIADLRNGGGRPGSGTAAHFIGEWVGKGTPWAHVDIAGMAWIETGGTATTPAGATAFGVRLFDRWVRDHVETQSAP, from the coding sequence ATGTTCCGATCACCTCCGCTGCAGCGCCTGCTGCTGGCGCTGTTCCTGTCGTGTCTTGCATTGCCTGCCGCCGCACAGCGCGAGATCCGCTTCGATGCCTATGCCGTGCCCTCCGGCGGCACGATCGCGCTGGCGATGCGTGGCGAGGGTGCGCAGGGCGGTGCGTTCGCCGAAGTCGACGCCGCAACCGGCGGTGCGCTGGCACGCGCCGTCGCGGCAGCCGGCTACAAGGGCCGCGCGGAGACCCAGCTCGACCTGCCGGGCCTGGCACCTTTCGATCGCGTGCTGGTGGTCGGGATGGGCAGCGATGCTGCCACCGCGCGCACGCTCGAGGACGTGGGCGGACGTGTCGGCCGCTTCGCTGCCGGCAGCACCGCAAATTCGGTCGAACTGCTGTGGCAGGGCGACGAGCCCGCGGCGGCGCAGCAGCTCGCGTTCGGCGCCGCGCTGGGTGGGTACCGCTTCGACCGTTACCGCTCGCAGCGTGAGGATGACAATGGCCCGCGCGCAGGCGCAGGCACGCTGGTGGTGCGCAGCCGCGATGGTGCGGCGGCGGCGCAGGCCTTCCAGCGCGACTGGGCGCCGGTTGCCAACGGCGTGAAGTTTGCCCGTGACCTGGTGACCGAGCCTGCAAGCGCGGTGTATCCGGAGGAGTTCGTCCGCCGCACCCGCCAGGCATTCAGCGGCATGCGGGGCGTAACCATCGAGGTGCTCGACGTCCCGGCCATGCAGCGCCTGGGCATGGGCGGCATCCTCGCCGTGGGGCAGGGCAGTGCGCGTCCGCCGCGCCTGCTGGTGGTGCGTTATGACGGTGCCGGTCGTGGCGAAGCGCCGGTGGCGTTCGTCGGCAAGGGCATCACCTTCGATTCCGGTGGCCTGTCGATCAAGGGCAGCGACGGCATGTGGCGGATGAAGTACGACATGGCCGGCGCGGCTTCGTCGGTGGGTGCCGTGCTTGGCCTTGCCGGGCGCGGTGCCGCGGTGAACGCCGTGGCCGTCGCCGCGCTGGCGGAGAACATGCCGTCGGGCACCGCCACGCGGCCGGGCGACGTGATCCGCACGGCGTCGGGCAAGACTTTCGAGGTCATGAGCACCGACGCCGAAGGGCGCATGGTACTGGTCGATGCGATCTGGTACGTGCAGGACCGCCACCAGCCGCGCGCGATCATCGACATCGCGACACTGACCGGTTCCATCGTCACCGCGCTGGGCGGCGACTACGCGGGCCTCTTCAGCCGCGACGACAGTCTCGCAGGCCAGTTGCTTGCCGCAGGCGAAGCATCCGGTGATGCGCTGTGGCGCATGCCGATGCATCCGGGCTACGGAAAGATGCTGGAATCGCCGATCGCCGATCTGCGCAATGGCGGCGGCCGGCCGGGTTCGGGCACCGCCGCGCACTTCATCGGCGAATGGGTCGGCAAGGGCACGCCATGGGCGCATGTCGACATCGCCGGCATGGCCTGGATCGAGACCGGCGGCACCGCCACCACGCCGGCCGGCGCCACCGCATTCGGCGTGCGCCTGTTCGACCGCTGGGTGCGCGACCACGTGGAAACGCAGTCCGCACCCTGA
- a CDS encoding DUF6164 family protein, which yields MSKVLLHLRNVPDEEADGVRAFLDAHRIAWYQTRPGPLGITGGAIWIKHDEDHAQARRLMDGYQQELRERVRADLAQARARGEDESFADMLRDRPAWVLLRVLAILGLLALMALPGYLLWR from the coding sequence ATGTCCAAAGTCCTGCTGCACCTGCGTAACGTCCCGGACGAGGAAGCCGATGGCGTCCGTGCATTCCTCGATGCCCATCGCATCGCCTGGTACCAGACCAGGCCCGGCCCACTCGGGATCACCGGTGGCGCGATCTGGATCAAGCATGACGAAGACCATGCGCAGGCGCGCCGACTCATGGACGGTTACCAGCAGGAACTGCGCGAGCGTGTCCGCGCCGATCTTGCGCAGGCGCGTGCGCGCGGCGAGGACGAGAGCTTCGCCGACATGCTGCGGGACCGTCCCGCCTGGGTGCTGTTGCGCGTGCTGGCGATCCTCGGGTTGCTGGCGCTGATGGCCTTGCCGGGCTATCTGCTCTGGCGTTAG
- a CDS encoding endonuclease/exonuclease/phosphatase family protein, with the protein MIRAGLPVAVVIACLWLLACTHAPPPAAATDAPGLRVVTLNLYHDRGHWERRRPLVIDGLRTLDADVIALQEVLQKAGLRNQAEDIGAALGYAVHFVSTDPPGQDHRYGNALLSRRPVLARSEARLQPLDDSRTVAHLRIDVQGHAVDVFNTHLHWTDDGAAIRARQLDDVLAHVDRHDAGASVLMGDFNAEADAPELQALARAGFVDVPAALEPAANLRTTLNPHYFERGRRIDHVFARGARLRPLATRRVLDAAADDGTWPSDHFGVLAQFRIGH; encoded by the coding sequence ATGATCCGTGCCGGCCTGCCGGTCGCAGTGGTCATCGCGTGCCTGTGGCTGCTGGCCTGCACGCATGCACCGCCACCTGCAGCTGCCACCGATGCGCCGGGACTGCGCGTGGTCACCCTCAACCTCTATCACGACCGTGGCCACTGGGAGCGCCGCCGCCCGCTGGTGATCGATGGTCTGCGCACGCTCGATGCCGACGTGATCGCATTGCAGGAGGTGCTGCAGAAGGCCGGCCTGCGCAACCAGGCCGAGGACATCGGCGCCGCCCTCGGCTACGCGGTGCACTTCGTCTCCACCGACCCGCCCGGCCAGGATCATCGCTACGGCAACGCCTTGCTTTCCCGGCGGCCGGTGCTGGCGCGCAGCGAGGCCCGCCTGCAGCCGCTGGACGACTCGCGCACCGTCGCGCACCTGCGCATCGACGTGCAGGGGCACGCGGTGGACGTGTTCAACACGCACCTGCACTGGACCGACGACGGCGCTGCGATCCGCGCGCGCCAGCTCGACGACGTGCTCGCACACGTCGACCGCCACGACGCCGGCGCCAGCGTGCTGATGGGCGACTTCAATGCCGAGGCGGACGCGCCGGAACTGCAGGCGCTCGCCCGCGCCGGCTTCGTCGACGTGCCGGCGGCACTGGAACCGGCCGCGAACCTGCGCACCACGCTCAATCCGCACTATTTCGAACGCGGCCGGCGGATCGACCATGTGTTCGCGCGCGGGGCCCGTCTGCGGCCGCTGGCGACACGCCGGGTGCTCGATGCCGCTGCGGACGATGGCACTTGGCCATCGGACCATTTCGGCGTGCTGGCCCAGTTCCGGATCGGGCATTGA
- a CDS encoding protein adenylyltransferase SelO yields MTDNVLQFDNAFLRELPGDPSQAPGTRQVEDAAWSMVMPTPVSRPELLAWSPEVAEAIGFSPRDVLDPAFVEVFAGNALLPGMQAYAANYGGHQFGHWAGQLGDGRAIALGEAVGRDGGRHELQLKGAGPTPYSRGADGRAVLRSSLREFVCSEAMHHLGVPTTRALSLVATGDSVVRDMFYDGRAAPEPGAIVCRVAPSFIRFGSFELPYVRGDIHLLRRLVDFTIARDFPHLPPGPSRYADWFAEVCSRTATLMAEWMRVGFVHGVMNTDNMSILGLTIDYGPYGWIEPFDPDWTPNTTDAGGRRYRFGWQPRIAHWNLGQLAQALSPLFDEVAPLQAGLDGYAQAFTTADRAAQARKLGLERLDDDDVGLLQELLVLLHDGGADMTLFYRALGERDPAAAPDAVLFGTFYGYDAEARIGPALAQWLARYAVRVGRDPLDAAQRRETMRRANPRYVPRNWLLQEAIDAATAGDLAPLHALQAVFRHPYDDQPGREAYARKRPDWAANRAGCSMLSCSS; encoded by the coding sequence ATGACTGACAACGTACTGCAGTTCGACAACGCCTTCCTCCGCGAGCTTCCCGGCGATCCCTCGCAGGCGCCGGGCACGCGGCAGGTCGAGGACGCCGCCTGGTCGATGGTGATGCCGACACCGGTGTCCAGGCCGGAACTGCTGGCGTGGTCGCCGGAAGTCGCGGAGGCGATCGGCTTCTCGCCACGCGACGTGCTCGATCCCGCATTTGTCGAGGTGTTCGCCGGCAATGCGCTGCTTCCGGGCATGCAGGCCTACGCGGCCAACTACGGCGGCCACCAGTTCGGGCACTGGGCCGGGCAGCTTGGCGACGGCCGCGCGATCGCGCTCGGCGAAGCCGTCGGCCGCGACGGGGGACGCCACGAACTGCAGCTGAAAGGCGCCGGGCCGACTCCGTATTCGCGCGGCGCCGACGGCCGCGCGGTGTTGCGCTCGTCGCTGCGCGAGTTCGTCTGCAGCGAGGCGATGCACCACCTCGGCGTGCCGACCACGCGGGCGCTGAGCCTGGTCGCCACCGGCGACAGCGTGGTGCGCGACATGTTCTACGACGGCCGCGCCGCGCCTGAGCCGGGGGCGATCGTGTGCCGGGTGGCGCCGTCGTTCATCCGCTTCGGCAGCTTCGAGCTGCCGTATGTGCGCGGGGACATCCACCTGCTGCGCCGCCTGGTCGATTTCACCATCGCCCGCGACTTTCCCCACCTGCCGCCGGGGCCAAGCCGCTATGCCGACTGGTTCGCCGAGGTCTGTAGCCGCACCGCCACGCTGATGGCGGAGTGGATGCGGGTGGGCTTCGTGCACGGGGTGATGAATACCGACAACATGTCGATCCTCGGCCTCACGATCGATTATGGCCCCTACGGCTGGATCGAGCCGTTCGACCCGGACTGGACACCCAACACCACCGACGCCGGCGGCCGCCGCTACCGCTTCGGCTGGCAGCCGCGCATCGCGCACTGGAACCTCGGCCAGCTGGCGCAGGCGCTGTCGCCGCTGTTCGACGAGGTGGCGCCGTTGCAGGCCGGCCTCGATGGCTATGCGCAGGCGTTCACCACCGCCGATCGCGCCGCGCAGGCGCGCAAGCTGGGTCTCGAGCGGCTGGACGATGACGATGTGGGCCTGCTGCAGGAGCTGCTGGTGCTGCTGCATGACGGAGGGGCCGATATGACGCTGTTCTACCGTGCCCTGGGCGAGCGTGATCCCGCGGCCGCGCCCGATGCCGTGCTGTTCGGGACGTTCTATGGCTACGACGCCGAGGCCCGCATCGGCCCGGCGCTCGCGCAGTGGCTGGCACGCTATGCGGTTCGCGTCGGGCGTGATCCGCTCGATGCCGCGCAGCGCCGCGAGACCATGCGCCGCGCCAACCCACGCTACGTGCCACGCAACTGGCTGTTGCAGGAGGCGATCGACGCCGCCACCGCTGGTGACCTGGCACCGCTGCACGCCCTGCAGGCGGTGTTCCGGCATCCCTATGACGACCAGCCGGGGCGCGAGGCCTACGCACGCAAGCGCCCGGACTGGGCCGCCAACCGCGCCGGCTGTTCGATGCTGTCGTGCAGTTCCTGA
- a CDS encoding sulfurtransferase: MFTSIAAYSFVRIADPRALADAIATTAATHALLGSVLVAGEGLNLFLAGERTGIDGFLRWLRGDARFAAIEVKSSSSAQQPFAKLKVKVKREIIAFRREDASPLEGRAPTVAPEVLARWLQQGHDDAGRRVVMLDTRNREEVAYGTFAGALTLPIDNFTDLPDAVAVQRDRLADATVVSFCTGGIRCEKAALWMRAQGMDNVLQLDGGILGYFERVGGTGYEGRCFVFDERVALDPALAALADDAAAGTA; encoded by the coding sequence ATGTTCACCAGCATTGCCGCCTACAGCTTCGTCCGCATCGCCGATCCGCGTGCGCTCGCCGATGCCATCGCAACCACCGCCGCCACGCATGCGTTGCTGGGCAGCGTGCTGGTTGCCGGGGAGGGCCTGAACCTGTTTCTCGCCGGCGAACGTACTGGCATCGACGGCTTTCTGCGCTGGTTGCGCGGCGATGCCCGCTTTGCCGCGATCGAGGTGAAATCCAGCAGCAGTGCGCAGCAGCCGTTCGCGAAGCTCAAGGTCAAGGTCAAGCGCGAGATCATCGCGTTCCGGCGCGAGGATGCGTCGCCGCTCGAGGGGCGCGCGCCCACCGTCGCCCCGGAGGTGCTTGCACGCTGGCTGCAGCAGGGCCACGACGATGCCGGCCGGCGGGTGGTGATGCTCGACACCCGCAACCGCGAGGAGGTGGCCTACGGCACCTTCGCGGGGGCACTGACCTTGCCGATCGACAACTTCACCGATCTTCCCGATGCCGTAGCCGTGCAGCGCGACCGGCTTGCCGATGCCACCGTGGTGAGCTTCTGCACCGGCGGGATCCGTTGCGAGAAAGCAGCACTGTGGATGCGCGCGCAGGGCATGGACAACGTGCTGCAGCTCGACGGCGGCATCCTCGGCTACTTCGAGCGTGTCGGCGGCACTGGATACGAGGGCCGTTGCTTCGTGTTCGACGAGCGTGTGGCGCTGGATCCGGCGCTGGCCGCACTGGCCGACGACGCAGCCGCGGGCACCGCATGA
- a CDS encoding PA2169 family four-helix-bundle protein has product MNQQSRTTGTLNDLIAIARDGQEFYQDASTRIDDVELKSLFTRIAGTKATIIAELGAAVQAVGGDPEDSGTLRGSMQEMYARVRAALGDKEYSYVAELEESEDRLLHAFEDAVKDDSTPAAARSVVTRLMPEVRACHDLMRARKHAMKGAS; this is encoded by the coding sequence ATGAACCAGCAGAGCCGAACCACCGGGACGTTGAACGACCTGATCGCCATCGCCCGCGACGGGCAGGAGTTCTACCAGGATGCGTCCACCCGGATCGACGATGTCGAACTGAAGTCGCTGTTCACCCGCATTGCAGGCACCAAGGCGACGATCATCGCCGAGCTGGGCGCCGCGGTGCAGGCGGTGGGCGGCGACCCCGAGGACTCGGGGACCCTGCGTGGCTCGATGCAGGAGATGTATGCCCGCGTGCGCGCCGCCCTGGGCGACAAGGAATACAGCTATGTCGCCGAGCTGGAGGAATCCGAGGATCGCCTGCTGCATGCATTCGAGGATGCGGTGAAGGACGACAGCACCCCGGCGGCCGCCCGCAGTGTCGTGACCCGGCTGATGCCGGAGGTGCGCGCCTGCCACGACCTCATGCGTGCCCGCAAGCATGCGATGAAGGGCGCTTCGTAA
- a CDS encoding ATP-binding cassette domain-containing protein: MPLITLNAVDVGVGGPPLLHRTDLSIEPGERIALIGRNGAGKSTLLRVLAGEIEPEDGQIRRQDNLRVARLEQEVPAGADGSVFDVVASGMGAEGELLAEYHRLAHAETFNADAFAAVQARIEAAGAWEVDRRVEDTLLRLSLDGDAAFSALSGRLKRRVLLARALVSAPDLLLLDEPTNHLDIAAIDWLEQFLLEWRGALVFVTHDRRFLRALATRIVEIDRGQVTSWPGDWANYQRRREERLHAEAQENARFDKLLAQEEAWIRQGIKARRTRDEGRVRRLKAMRNERAARREQTGNVRMQATQGGASGRKVVEARDVSFAFANGAPLLSGFSTTILRGDRIGLVGPNGSGKTTLLRLLLGQLQPQQGEIRIGTQLDVAYFDQYRSTLREDWNALENVAEGREFVEINGARKHAIGYLQDFLFTPERARAPITRLSGGERNRLLLAKLFAQPANLLVMDEPTNDLDVETLELLEELLMDYSGTLLLVSHDRDFLDNVVTSTLVMEGEGRVGEYVGGYSDWLRQRAASQASGSRPAEADSGGDARPAAAAPAKQAPLRRKLSFKDARELEQLPARIEALETQQAAMTAEMGEPAFFQRDGASIAAHGEALARVQAELEEAYRRWGELEGGA, from the coding sequence ATGCCTTTGATCACACTCAACGCCGTCGATGTCGGCGTCGGCGGTCCGCCGCTGCTCCATCGCACCGACCTGTCCATCGAACCCGGCGAGCGCATCGCGCTGATCGGCCGCAACGGCGCCGGCAAGTCGACCCTGCTGCGCGTCCTCGCCGGCGAGATCGAGCCGGAAGACGGCCAGATCCGCCGCCAGGACAACCTGCGCGTCGCGCGGCTGGAACAGGAGGTGCCGGCCGGCGCCGATGGCAGCGTGTTCGACGTCGTCGCCAGCGGCATGGGCGCGGAGGGCGAACTGCTCGCCGAGTACCACCGGCTGGCGCACGCGGAGACCTTCAATGCCGATGCGTTCGCCGCCGTGCAGGCGCGCATCGAGGCGGCCGGGGCGTGGGAAGTCGACCGCCGCGTCGAGGACACGTTGCTGCGGCTGTCGCTCGATGGCGACGCGGCGTTCTCGGCGCTGTCGGGCCGACTCAAGCGGCGCGTGCTGCTGGCGCGTGCGCTGGTATCGGCACCCGACCTGCTGCTGCTCGACGAGCCCACCAACCACCTCGACATCGCCGCCATCGACTGGCTGGAGCAGTTCCTGCTGGAGTGGCGCGGCGCGCTGGTATTCGTCACCCATGACCGGCGCTTCCTGCGCGCGCTGGCCACCCGCATCGTCGAGATCGACCGCGGCCAGGTCACCAGTTGGCCGGGCGACTGGGCCAATTACCAGCGCCGCCGCGAGGAGCGCCTGCACGCCGAGGCGCAGGAGAACGCGCGCTTCGACAAGCTGCTCGCGCAGGAAGAAGCGTGGATCCGCCAGGGCATCAAGGCCCGCCGCACCCGCGACGAGGGCCGCGTGCGCCGCCTGAAGGCGATGCGCAACGAGCGTGCCGCGCGTCGCGAACAGACCGGCAACGTGCGCATGCAGGCCACACAGGGCGGGGCGTCGGGACGCAAGGTGGTGGAGGCGCGCGACGTGTCGTTCGCATTCGCGAACGGCGCGCCGCTGCTGAGCGGCTTCTCGACCACCATCCTGCGCGGCGACCGCATCGGCCTGGTCGGCCCGAACGGATCCGGCAAGACCACGCTGTTGCGCCTGCTGCTCGGCCAGCTGCAGCCGCAGCAGGGCGAGATCCGCATCGGCACCCAGCTCGACGTGGCCTATTTCGACCAGTACCGCTCGACCCTGCGCGAGGACTGGAACGCGCTGGAGAACGTCGCCGAAGGACGCGAGTTCGTCGAGATCAACGGTGCGCGCAAGCATGCCATCGGCTACCTGCAGGATTTCCTGTTCACCCCGGAACGCGCGCGTGCGCCGATCACCCGGCTGTCCGGCGGCGAACGCAACCGCCTGCTGCTGGCGAAGCTGTTCGCGCAGCCGGCCAACCTGCTGGTGATGGACGAACCGACCAACGACCTCGACGTGGAAACGCTGGAGCTGCTCGAGGAGCTGCTGATGGATTACAGCGGAACCCTGCTGCTGGTCAGCCACGACCGCGACTTCCTCGACAACGTGGTGACCTCGACGCTGGTGATGGAAGGCGAGGGCCGCGTGGGCGAGTACGTGGGCGGCTATTCCGACTGGCTGCGGCAACGCGCGGCCTCGCAGGCGTCCGGTTCACGTCCGGCAGAGGCGGATTCCGGTGGCGACGCACGTCCTGCCGCTGCAGCGCCGGCGAAGCAGGCGCCGCTGCGGCGCAAGCTCAGCTTCAAGGATGCGCGCGAGCTCGAACAGCTGCCGGCGCGGATCGAGGCTCTGGAAACGCAGCAGGCGGCGATGACCGCGGAGATGGGCGAACCCGCGTTCTTCCAGCGCGATGGCGCGTCGATCGCCGCGCATGGCGAGGCGCTGGCCCGGGTGCAGGCGGAACTCGAGGAGGCCTACCGCCGCTGGGGCGAACTCGAAGGCGGAGCGTGA
- a CDS encoding YbaY family lipoprotein → MRPSIIAALLAASSLSGCAATPSSAGEASASVEGRATFYEKLLMPSDSVLRVELVDMSRDNDVLVREEFRSLPGPPYAFTLRYAPASVPDGARLGLHAALFTPRGERMFVTAEAVPVVDGSTQPAEFRMLRSP, encoded by the coding sequence ATGCGCCCATCCATCATTGCCGCCCTCCTTGCCGCCTCGTCCCTGTCGGGTTGCGCGGCCACGCCGTCATCCGCCGGTGAGGCCAGCGCGAGCGTCGAAGGTCGCGCCACCTTCTACGAGAAGCTGCTGATGCCGTCCGATTCGGTGCTGCGGGTCGAGCTCGTCGACATGTCACGCGACAACGACGTGCTGGTGCGCGAGGAATTCAGGTCGCTGCCCGGCCCGCCCTATGCGTTCACCCTGCGTTACGCGCCCGCCAGCGTTCCGGACGGGGCGCGACTGGGGCTGCATGCCGCGCTGTTCACCCCCCGCGGTGAGCGGATGTTCGTCACCGCCGAGGCGGTGCCGGTCGTCGACGGCAGCACGCAACCGGCCGAATTCCGCATGCTGCGCTCGCCGTAG